From a region of the Castanea sativa cultivar Marrone di Chiusa Pesio chromosome 10, ASM4071231v1 genome:
- the LOC142612096 gene encoding uncharacterized protein LOC142612096 — protein MTQGFWWLQMRKDSTEHARSKAFREFCNDLGIKNRYSTLTYPQSNGQAEATNKAIVNGLKKRLEGAKAVILAEVNLCSARVAGFAPAENQKLMFKQLNLLEEHREAATIRLAEYQQKLARRYNRNVRKREFAAGDLVLRKVVGNTRDINVGKLAPS, from the exons ATGACTCAAGGGTTTTGGTGGTTGCAGATGAGGAAAGATTCCACCGAGCATGCACGAAG CAAAGCTTTTCGTGAGTTCTGTAATGACCTTGGCATCAAGAACCGGTATTCTACTCTGACATATCCGCAGAGCAATGGCCAGGCAGAAGCTACAAATAAGGCCATTGTAAACGGATTGAAGAAGAGGTTGGAGGGCGCCAAAG CTGTCATCCTCGCCGAAGTAAACCTATGCAGCGCCCGAGTAGCAGGATTTGCTCCAGCCGAGAATCAGAAGCTAATGTTTAAGCAGCTGAACTTATTAGAGGAACACCGCGAAGCTGCTACCATTCGACTGGCAGAGTATCAGCAAAAGCTCGCCCGGAGGTACAATAGAAACGTGAGGAAAAGGGAGTTTGCCGCGGGGGATCTAGTACTTCGAAAGGTTGTAGGGAATACACGAGACATTAATGTAGGGAAACTAGCCCCGTCCTGA